The Pongo abelii isolate AG06213 chromosome 11, NHGRI_mPonAbe1-v2.0_pri, whole genome shotgun sequence genome includes a window with the following:
- the BOK gene encoding bcl-2-related ovarian killer protein: protein MEVLRRSSVFAAEIMDAFDRSPTDKELVAQAKALGREYVHARLLRAGLSWSAPERAAPVPGRLAEVCAVLLRLGDELEMIRPSVYRNVARQLHISLQSEPVVTDAFLAVAGHIFSAGITWGKVVSLYAVAAGLAVDCVRQAQPAMVHALVDCLGEFVRKTLATWLRRRGGWTDVLKCVVSTDPGLRSHWLVAALCSFGRFLKAAFFVLLPER, encoded by the exons ATGGAGGTGCTGCGGCGCTCCTCGGTCTTCGCCGCCGAGATCATGGACGCCTTTGACCGCTCGCCCACAGACAAGGAGCTGGTGGCCCAGGCCAAGGCGCTGGGCCGGGAGTACGTGCACGCGCGGCTACTGCGCGCCGGCCTCTCCTGGAGCGCGCCCGAGCGCGCCGCGCCGGTCCCGGGACGCCTGGCTGAGGTGTGCGCGGTGCTGCTGCGCCTGG GGGATGAGCTGGAGATGATCCGGCCCAGCGTCTACCGCAACGTGGCGCGTCAGCTGCACATCTCCCTGCAGTCTGAGCCTGTGGTGACCGATGCGTTCCTGGCCGTGGCTGGCCACATCTTCTCTGCAG GCATCACATGGGGCAAGGTGGTGTCCCTGTATGCGGTGGCCGCGGGGCTGGCCGTGGACTGTGTGAGGCAGGCCCAGCCTGCCATGGTCCACGCCCTCGTGGACTGCCTGGGGGAGTTCGTGCGCAAGACCCTGGCAACCTGGCTGCGGAGACGTGGCGGATGG aCTGATGTCCTCAAGTGTGTGGTCAGCACAGACCCTGGCCTCCGCTCCCACTGGCTGGTAGCCGCACTCTGCAGCTTCGGCCGCTTCCTGAAGGCTGCCTTCTTCGTGCTGCTGCCAGAGAGATGA